GGAATCGCCATACGAATGCTTCGATTCCCAATGATTTTTCTTGCAGGAACACTTGGAATATTTGGGGTTATGCTTGGCATTACCGGTATTGTGGTTCATTTGTGCAGTTTGCGTTCATTTGGAGTTCCCTATCTCAGCCCAATGGCCCCTTCAAAAGCACGCGACATGAAAGACGTGTTAATTCGGGCCCCTTTTTGGGCATTCAACACTAGGCCTCATTTAACGGGCGAGGACAATAAATACCGCCAAAAATCTGATCAGAAGCCAGGGCCATGGAGAGGAGACGAACAGTGAACGGGCAACTCCATCTTCCAAACTCCAAGGAGGCGAGCTGATAATGATCGAAAAAGGTCGAATATCTGCGTTCCAGATGGCGATCATGATGTACCCGACGATCCTAGCAACCGCAGTTATCACTTTACCAACGATTACAGCAAAGTATGCGAAGCAGGACATGTGGCTGTCACCAGTGTGGGCGTCATTTGTTGGCTTGTTTACCGTATATATTACGGGTCGACTGGACAAGCTTTATCCGCAGGAGACAATCATTCAATACAGCGGGCACATTCTTGGTCGAATTCCAGGCAAGATACTCGGGTTTATCTATTTGCTCTTTTATCTTCACAACACAGGCATTATAGCAAGAGAATTTGGTGATTTTGTGTTCAGCACCTTCTTAACCTTAACCCCGATTATTGTCATCATCGGCAGCATGGCACTGGTGTTTGCTTTCGCTGTCCGTGGTGGCATAGAAGTATTGGCAAGATCAGCCCAGATCTTTGTACCGATCAATACTGTCTTGATAATAGTGATTTTTATCCTGCTGATCCCAGATCTCAAAACAAAGAATATATTGCCTGTTATGGAGGAAGGAATCTTACCCTCAATCAAGGGTGCAATCGCCCCCCAAGGATGGTTCAGTGAATACTTTCTGATCTCGTTTTTAATGCCTTTTTTAGTCGATCGGGAAAAAGGAATCAAATGGGGGATGATCTCTGTGCTTGCCGTTACGTTGACGATGATCTTGGTAAATATTATGGTCCTTTTGTTATTCGGGGAATCAACAGCCAATCTTACTTACCCTGTGACAGCCGCTGCCCGGTATATCAGTATTGCTGGCTTTTTTGAACATCTTGAGGTAATCGTTATGGCAATTTGGGTAACTGGAACATTTGTCAAAATGTCGGTATTTTACTATGCGCTTGTTCTTGGCACCGCCCAATGGTTAAATCTCTCTGATTATCGGCCCATTGTACTGCCACTTGGTTTTCTTGTTGTATTGATTAGCACCTGGTCAGCTTCTAACATGGCAGAAATGGGTCATTTTCTTGAGAAGTCGGATCCTTTTTACCTAACAACGGCGCAAACGGTGATTCCACTGTTGTTATTGCTGATTGCAGTTGTGCGAAACAAGTGGGTAGAAAAGACATGAAAAATCCTATGCAAAAAATGTTAAGAGCGTTGCTGATTACTTTCCTATGTGTGAGTGTTTTGCCGATCGCCGGTTGTTGGAACAGAAGGGAACTAAACGATGTTTTACTGTCGTTGGCCGCTGGGCTTGACAAAAGGGGAGACAAGATAGAGGTCTCGTTGCAAATGATCATCCCCAGATTGACAGGAGGCGGAGGAGCGCAAGCAAGGGGTGGTAGTGGAGGCGGAAGTGAAAAGGTGTTTACGGTGAGATCGGCAACTGGTGTGACAGTTGCTGATGCAATAGCAAGGCTACAGGAAAAAATTCCCCGCACCATTTTTTGGGGACACATGAAGGTTCTTATAATCGGGGAAGAGTTGGCAAAGCAAGGGCTTCGGGGCGAACTCGATTTCCTGACAAGTCATCCCCAAGTCCGCTTACGTACATATATGTTTGTCTGTAAGGGTAGAGCGTTTGAGATTTTGGATGTCGTGGCGCCGCTTGAACGATTGTCGGCGGAACAGATTCGTGAACTGAACGAATTTCAGATTGGAATGAAGGTTTCGATTAGCGATTTTACGCAAATGATGAAAGGAAATGCTGCGGCGTTGCCGTGGATTGAAGAGGTTCCTCCAAAAGCAGGTGAACGGAAAGATAAAACAACTATTCGCCTGAACGGAACTGCTGTTTTTGATAAACAGGGTAAAATGGTTGGTCGCATTAATGATGAGGTGACAAGAGGAGTTTTGTGGTTGCGGAACGAAATTAGACGAGCAACTGTAACAATTGAACCAAAAGAAACAGAAGGCCGCGTGTCACTCGAAATAATAGCAGCGAATACACAGCTCATTCCGTCAATCGAGAATGAAAAATGGAGAATAACGGTTAAGACGGTGACAAAAGATCATGTGGTTGAAAACAGAACCAAACTTCCGTTAATGGATCCCTTTGTTATTAAAAAACTCGAAAAAGAAGCGGAAAAGGATCTAGAATACCGCATAAGGATGGCAGTCGAGGAAACAAAGCGAATGCGGACAGACATCATCGGTTTCGCGGAGGCGTTTCACCATAAATACCCGCGTCAATGGGTCTCCGTTAAAGATCGGTGGGACGAAGTGTTTCCGAATGTGGAAGTGGCGTATGAGCCGAAAGTCTGTATCTGTAGCCCCGGAATGTCCCCAACCCCACCGTTTGCAGAGCAAAATGAGGTGAAAAAGAAAAAACAGGAGTTAAAGCAGGAAGAAGAACAATCAAAATGAAAGCAGGAATCTGTACTAACCCCTGATTCGTGTGCCTCAAGCCGTGCGTTTGCCTCTGGCTTCCTTCAGATTTCGCCTCACGACGGACACCCTTGCCCTCGGCTACGGTCGGCGCTCGCCGGTCCCCATTCGGGACTCTCACCCTAGAAATGACGCCCATCCCGGGCGTACAGCCACAAACTCCCTTGCTGGCACAGCCACAAGGGAGTTTGTTTGAGCGGTCTAGTAGTATTTGATTGTAAGTGTTGGCACGTATTGAGGATACAGGAATGAGCTGTCTCCACTGAAGAACCGGATCACATCCAGAGCATTGTCATTGTTGGTGTCCTTCTGGAAGTGAATTCGAAACTGGGTATGACCGTTCAGATTGATATATTGCATAGCCGACTGCGATATGGTATCCGAAATCGCTTGATACTGAGCGGTCGGAACCGCGTCAAAATTGCCTATATTCGCCGCGCCTGAAGCTGCGCCGTAGTCAGCTTGTTCGAGAGCGTAGTTTCCGTTAAAGCCTCCGATGGGAGAGATGTCCGCTGTAATCGGTCCCAAATCATCGGCAAAATAGGTGCCATCATACCGATACAGGGTAATCGTCGCGCTAACAATGGTCGCCCCTTTTGGAATCTGGCTGGTGTCAAACGAGAGAATGCCTCGTTCCCCATGATTTAACGAACTGGAACCGACTTCAATATACCCGATCATGCTGTTGGGTTGACCGTCACTGGAGTATTGGTACACATATCCGTCTTCAGCCGCTATTGATTTTAAAACCAGTGTCTGCAGCGTGGGAGGCGTCGTAATCGTGTATGTTTGGGACTGGACGGCACTTTGATTATTTGCCAAGTCGACGCCGATAAATTTTAAAGTTTCTGAAGTCCCGACAGTAATCGGACCCGTATATTTCGTGGAAGACGGAGTCGGAGTACTGCCATCAGTGGTGTAATAAATGGTTCCCGGAACGTTCATGCTGATATTCACGCTTTGCGCCCCTTGGTAGGAACCTCCCGGAGGCGTCACCGTAAACGAAAATGGTTGTATCGTATAGGTTTGTGTTTGTACCTGGCTTGAATAGCCGTTGCTGTCCACCCCAAAATATTTCAAAGTTGTTGTAGTCGTAAAATTCAACGGCCCCGAATACCGGCTTGAAGAAGTGGTGGGAGTCGATCCGTCCGTTGTATAGTAGATAGTAGTTCCACTCTCGTTGGAACTCAACGTCACGGTGACCGGTCCACCGAATGAATTGCCAGTTGGACTTGCTGTAATCACAGGCCCCGGATTGTTAATTTGGTAAATTTCCGTTTGTATAGAGCTTTTGTGTCCGCTTGCATCCTGGGCAAAAAATTTCAGCGTTGTGGTTTGTGAAATCGTAATCGCCGACGTATATCGGGTGGAACCTGTGGTCGGATCCGTTCCGTCCGTCGTGTAATAGATTGTCGCGTTCGACGGATTGGCGCTTAGCGTGACAGAAACGGAATTGTTGTACGTTCCGCCTTTTGGAGATGCCGAAACGGTCACATTGTTCATCGGGTGCGCCATGAAGAAATTGTACATGGCTTGGCTTGCATTAGGACCCGTCGGATCTGTGTACGATCCTGAATAGCTTCCTCCCGACCAGGCATGTCCCATCCCGTTCACTTTCCAATATTCTTGGATCACATTTGCGTTGTTGTCATTCCACTGATAAACCGTGTAGGATTTGCCGTTGGTTCCGGAAACCTGGCCGGTAGTCGTTGAGGATGGGTGGCTGAAATCCGCGTTGTAGGTATTGTTGGAAGCCAAATGATTCGTGGCCATCCATTGCTGGACAACCTGGTCGCCATTAATCGGATATACGGTGTAATCACCCGTCCCTTGAAACACGATGGTGGGAACCTCTCTTGCATATGAGCCCATTGCATTATACGCAGCCTGGCCTTGTTGCGAAGGATTGGGACCTCCCTGCCGCATCGCCGTCAACGCGGAGTTGGTGTCCGTGGCGGCTTTGTACTCCAATCCGGAATGAACGCCGATTGCAGCGAAAATATCCGGATACGTTGCGCCCATAATTACCGACATGGCAGCACCCGCTGACAAGCCCGCAACATACACCCTGTTTGTATCGATGTTCCAGCGGGTAGTGTTTTGCTCGACCGTCTGAACGATCCCCGCTATTATGGCCGGCTCCCCGCTACCTCGCGATTGGTGGCTGGGGTTAAACCAGTTCCAGCACTGGTTTTGGTTGTAGGTGCTGGTTTGCTGCGGATAAACGACAATAAAATTATACTGATCCGCCAGTGCATTCATTTGCGTGCCCGCGGCAAAATCGGCAGGCGTTTGGGTGCAACCGTGCAGCATGACAATCAGCGGAACTTTACTGCTGGGTGAATAGTTTGCCGGAGTATAAACAAAATACGGACGGCTTCCGGCAGTTCCACTGTAGGTAAATTGATCAAAGGTACCCGATGCGGCGTAGCCCTTGCCAAACAAAGTGGAAGAAGCGACAAGCATCAGCACCAGGAACAGAACGTAATACCTAACGTAATACCTAAATACTCTGAACATTTTACCGCCTCCATCCTCCCCTGTAAGTTTTGCACGAAGACATGTGAAACAACTCCTGTTTCCACAAAAAACGGATCAGCGATCAGCGTTTATTCCCTTCTCCCCCCTTTCAATTTGGCAAATATCAAAGAAGATCGCTTGATCACCGGATGGCTCCATGAATTTCTGTAAACCGAGCGTGTTTGGCTTGGTGGATACACCTTATCCGCCAACATAAACACCAATCTCTGCCAGTTCTGTAGCATGATGCGAAAGGTAGTAATGTTGCCGCTGTCTTTCACCGGACTTCTAGATTTCAAGCGAGGATTCAACGTTTCTTAGGAGAAGATCCCGAATTAACATTCGATGTGCTTC
The nucleotide sequence above comes from Effusibacillus pohliae DSM 22757. Encoded proteins:
- a CDS encoding Ger(x)C family spore germination protein, whose protein sequence is MKNPMQKMLRALLITFLCVSVLPIAGCWNRRELNDVLLSLAAGLDKRGDKIEVSLQMIIPRLTGGGGAQARGGSGGGSEKVFTVRSATGVTVADAIARLQEKIPRTIFWGHMKVLIIGEELAKQGLRGELDFLTSHPQVRLRTYMFVCKGRAFEILDVVAPLERLSAEQIRELNEFQIGMKVSISDFTQMMKGNAAALPWIEEVPPKAGERKDKTTIRLNGTAVFDKQGKMVGRINDEVTRGVLWLRNEIRRATVTIEPKETEGRVSLEIIAANTQLIPSIENEKWRITVKTVTKDHVVENRTKLPLMDPFVIKKLEKEAEKDLEYRIRMAVEETKRMRTDIIGFAEAFHHKYPRQWVSVKDRWDEVFPNVEVAYEPKVCICSPGMSPTPPFAEQNEVKKKKQELKQEEEQSK
- a CDS encoding extracellular catalytic domain type 1 short-chain-length polyhydroxyalkanoate depolymerase; its protein translation is MFRVFRYYVRYYVLFLVLMLVASSTLFGKGYAASGTFDQFTYSGTAGSRPYFVYTPANYSPSSKVPLIVMLHGCTQTPADFAAGTQMNALADQYNFIVVYPQQTSTYNQNQCWNWFNPSHQSRGSGEPAIIAGIVQTVEQNTTRWNIDTNRVYVAGLSAGAAMSVIMGATYPDIFAAIGVHSGLEYKAATDTNSALTAMRQGGPNPSQQGQAAYNAMGSYAREVPTIVFQGTGDYTVYPINGDQVVQQWMATNHLASNNTYNADFSHPSSTTTGQVSGTNGKSYTVYQWNDNNANVIQEYWKVNGMGHAWSGGSYSGSYTDPTGPNASQAMYNFFMAHPMNNVTVSASPKGGTYNNSVSVTLSANPSNATIYYTTDGTDPTTGSTRYTSAITISQTTTLKFFAQDASGHKSSIQTEIYQINNPGPVITASPTGNSFGGPVTVTLSSNESGTTIYYTTDGSTPTTSSSRYSGPLNFTTTTTLKYFGVDSNGYSSQVQTQTYTIQPFSFTVTPPGGSYQGAQSVNISMNVPGTIYYTTDGSTPTPSSTKYTGPITVGTSETLKFIGVDLANNQSAVQSQTYTITTPPTLQTLVLKSIAAEDGYVYQYSSDGQPNSMIGYIEVGSSSLNHGERGILSFDTSQIPKGATIVSATITLYRYDGTYFADDLGPITADISPIGGFNGNYALEQADYGAASGAANIGNFDAVPTAQYQAISDTISQSAMQYINLNGHTQFRIHFQKDTNNDNALDVIRFFSGDSSFLYPQYVPTLTIKYY
- a CDS encoding GerAB/ArcD/ProY family transporter yields the protein MIEKGRISAFQMAIMMYPTILATAVITLPTITAKYAKQDMWLSPVWASFVGLFTVYITGRLDKLYPQETIIQYSGHILGRIPGKILGFIYLLFYLHNTGIIAREFGDFVFSTFLTLTPIIVIIGSMALVFAFAVRGGIEVLARSAQIFVPINTVLIIVIFILLIPDLKTKNILPVMEEGILPSIKGAIAPQGWFSEYFLISFLMPFLVDREKGIKWGMISVLAVTLTMILVNIMVLLLFGESTANLTYPVTAAARYISIAGFFEHLEVIVMAIWVTGTFVKMSVFYYALVLGTAQWLNLSDYRPIVLPLGFLVVLISTWSASNMAEMGHFLEKSDPFYLTTAQTVIPLLLLLIAVVRNKWVEKT